In Papaver somniferum cultivar HN1 chromosome 1, ASM357369v1, whole genome shotgun sequence, a genomic segment contains:
- the LOC113289445 gene encoding GATA transcription factor 7-like — translation MECVEAKAFKTSLWRPEMLVKSSSNHHDEEVSKFSLWGSSNNNGGTPTNGDETFVDDLLDFSNEETGGIVKEDEEEYETVNDNNDTEMMKTVFSPEKNSASLKNDFASVFASELSVPTDDLADLEWLSHFVEDSFSEEFSQTQYNDGNPTVLAEPNPQNQDKTEPEKKQPEFIKTESIETVGYYGFSPQPPPPTTTTAAATTVPGKARSKRSRTGGRVWSLGYSSLTETSSSSTSTTTTTSSTTSSSSSCLIFNNIMRSPDYLVSLRKPTVIRHKKQRVVNGDDNGGGGGARVVRTQCSHCGVQKTPQWRTGPLGAKTLCNACGVRFKSGRLLPEYRPASSPTFSKAVHSNSHRKVLEMRKKKEVVAAPEAGFTSAVHSF, via the exons ATGGAGTGCGTTGAAGCAAAAGCTTTCAAAACAAGTTTATGGCGGCCAGAGATGTTAGtgaaatcatcatcaaatcatcatgATGAGGAAGTATCTAAGTTCAGTTTATGGGGTTCAAGTAATAATAATGGTGGTACACCAACTAATGGAGATGAAACTTTTGTGGATGACCTTCTTGATTTTTCTAATGAAGAAACAGGTGGTATcgtcaaagaagatgaagaagaatatgaaactGTTAATGATAATAATGATACAGAGATGATGAAGACGGTTTTTTCACCGGAGAAAAACTCTGCTTCTCTTAAGAATGATTTTGCCTCTGTTTTTGCAAGCGAACTCAGTGTTCCG ACGGATGATTTAGCAGACCTTGAATGGTTATCTCATTTCGTTGAAGATTCCTTCTCAGAAGAATTTTCTCAAACACAATATAATGACGGAAATCCCACAGTTTTAGCAGAACCCAATCCACAAAACCAGGACAAAACTGAACCAGAAAAGAAACAACCAGAATTTATCAAAACTGAATCAATTGAAACAGTGGGTTATTATGGGTTTTCTCCacagccaccaccaccaaccaccaccaccgcagcagcaacaacagtacCAGGAAAAGCAAGAAGCAAACGTTCAAGAACAGGGGGAAGAGTTTGGTCACTTGggtattcatctttaacagaaacttcatcatcttcaacatcaacaacaaccacaacatcatcaacaacatcttcttcatcatcttgtcTCATTTTCAACAATATTATGCGGTCACCAGATTATCTTGTCTCTCTTAGAAAACCAACAGTCATAAGACATAAGAAACAACGAGTCGTTAATGGCGatgataatggtggtggtggtggggcgCGTGTCGTTCGAACTCAGTGTAGTCACTGTGGTGTGCAAAAAACGCCGCAATGGAGAACCGGTCCATTAGGTGCAAAAACGTTGTGTAACGCTTGTGGTGTCCGATTCAAGTCGGGTCGGCTTTTACCCGAATACCGTCCTGCTAGTAGCCCTACTTTTTCAAAGGCTGTGCATTCAAATAGTCACCGGAAAGTTTTGGAaatgagaaagaagaaagaagtagTCGCCGCACCGGAGGCCGGTTTCACTTCAGCAGTCCATAGCTTTTGA
- the LOC113324828 gene encoding uncharacterized protein LOC113324828 — protein MNPDWMVYFPDSCLKNFPFLASDHCPILLDPSPNDVCSAKNWKFFECWLRDKTCKDQITNSWSKQFRGSPGFVLDKKLSDTRRELSNWNRNTFSNIQGNLKVLHQQLSDLQQPTENGSDNTLLVQDVEKNIKEWHKREEVFYRKKSREVFFNEVDQITKHFHLQANKRRAKNRIESLKRQDRSWCSRKNQLETLLTDHFKNIMTTSNPPCNDALLNLVPPYITEEDNTLLTKIRDEAKIHNTLKQMQPWKAPGPDGFSPGFFQCDWCTFKDDVIKMVQNFFCTGRLLKKIN, from the coding sequence ATGAATCCTGATTGGATGGTTTATTTTCCTGATTCCTGTCTTAAGAATTTTCCTTTTCTAGCATCTGATCATTGTCCCATCCTGTTAGATCCATCTCCTAACGATGTTTGCAGTGCAAAAAATTGGAAGTTCTTTGAATGTTGGTTAAGGGACAAAACTTGCAAAGATCAAATTACAAACTCCTGGTCTAAGCAATTTCGAGGTTCACCTGGGTTTGTTCTTGACAAGAAACTTTCAGACACAAGAAGAGAGCTCTCAAATTGGAACAGAAATACTTTTAGTAACATACAAGGAAATCTCAAAGTCCTACATCAGCAACTAAGTGATCTCCAACAACCAACTGAGAATGGCAGTGATAATACACTCTTAGTCCAAGATGTTGAGAAAAATATTAAAGAATGGCATAAACGTGAGGAAGTCTTCTATAGGAAAAAATCTAGAGAGGTTTTCTTTAATGAAGTGGACCAAATCACCAAACACTTTCACCTTCAAGCCAATAAAAGAAGGGCTAAAAACAGAATTGAGTCTCTCAAAAGACAAGATAGAAGCTGGTGCAGTAGAAAGAATCAACTTGAAACCCTCCTAACTGATCATTTTAAGAACATCATGACTACATCAAATCCTCCATGTAATGATGCTTTACTGAATCTAGTGCCTCCATACATTACTGAGGAAGACAATACTCTTCTTACAAAGATACGAGATGAAGCAAAAATTCATAATACTCTTAAGCAGATGCAACCATGGAAAGCTCCAGGGCCGGATGGTTTCTCACCTGGATTTTTTCAGTGTGACTGGTGTACTTTCAAGGATGATGTTATCAAAATGGTGCAGAATTTCTTCTGTACGGGAAGATTGCTTAAGAAGATAAACTAG